The Muricauda sp. SCSIO 65647 genome includes a region encoding these proteins:
- a CDS encoding GMC oxidoreductase has translation MNQKTVYDAIVVGTGISGGWAAKELCENGLKTLVLDRGRMVKHVEDYKTMNDDPWDYPFKGELTREEKKKYPKQLRVGWAPRDDVKHFFVNDLEHPYQETKRFDWIRGYQVGGRSLTWGRQSYRWSDIDFEANRKEGIAVDWPVRYADIAPWYDKVEQYIGVSGQNLGLRQLPDGKFQPPMELNCVEKELQNAMETQFDDGRLLTIGRAAHITENTTEFKGRGPCQYRNRCWRGCPFGGYFSSNSSTLPAAERTGNMTLRPNSIVYEVVYNENTKRASGVKVIDTETHEKLEFKGKIVFLCASAMASVGILLQSKSKRFPEGMGNNHDQLGRNIMDHHYKLGASAKVDGHLNSYYKGRRPNGFYIPRFVNLDGKTKRDGFLRGFGYQGGASRQNWAEMVAEMGYGKTLKETLLKPGGWQIGMTGFGEMLPYHDNRVTLSSDKKDQWGLPQLDFDVEFKENEYRMREAIVKEAKAIFKAAGFRQVATFDETTGPGLGIHEMGGARMGSSYKTSVVNKYNQVHDVPNVYVTDGAFMTSASCVNPSLTYMAFTARAAHHAAEQFKLGKFASA, from the coding sequence ATGAACCAAAAAACAGTCTATGATGCCATAGTGGTGGGCACTGGCATCAGTGGCGGTTGGGCCGCAAAAGAACTTTGCGAAAATGGCCTAAAGACCCTCGTACTCGATAGGGGCCGTATGGTCAAGCATGTTGAGGATTATAAAACCATGAATGATGACCCTTGGGATTATCCATTTAAGGGCGAATTGACACGCGAAGAAAAAAAGAAATACCCCAAACAGCTTCGGGTCGGGTGGGCACCGCGAGATGATGTCAAGCATTTTTTCGTGAACGATCTCGAACACCCTTACCAAGAAACCAAGCGCTTTGATTGGATTCGTGGCTATCAAGTGGGCGGTCGATCCCTGACTTGGGGGCGACAGAGCTATCGTTGGAGCGATATCGACTTTGAGGCCAATCGCAAAGAGGGTATCGCTGTTGATTGGCCCGTTCGTTACGCCGACATAGCCCCATGGTACGATAAGGTCGAACAATATATCGGCGTCAGCGGTCAAAATTTGGGACTAAGGCAATTGCCAGATGGAAAATTTCAACCCCCGATGGAGCTCAATTGTGTTGAAAAAGAACTTCAAAATGCGATGGAGACCCAATTTGACGATGGCAGGTTATTGACCATAGGCCGAGCGGCTCATATTACCGAAAACACTACCGAATTTAAAGGTCGTGGCCCTTGTCAATATCGTAATCGGTGCTGGCGTGGCTGCCCCTTTGGGGGGTATTTTAGCAGCAATTCGTCTACCTTACCGGCCGCAGAGCGAACGGGAAACATGACCCTCAGGCCCAATTCGATCGTTTACGAAGTCGTCTACAACGAGAATACCAAAAGGGCATCGGGGGTAAAGGTCATTGATACCGAAACCCATGAAAAACTGGAATTCAAAGGAAAAATTGTTTTCCTCTGTGCTTCTGCCATGGCCTCGGTCGGTATATTGTTGCAATCGAAATCAAAAAGGTTTCCCGAAGGCATGGGGAACAACCACGATCAACTGGGCCGTAACATCATGGACCACCACTACAAACTCGGTGCCTCAGCCAAGGTCGATGGCCATTTGAACAGTTATTATAAAGGACGAAGACCCAATGGCTTCTACATTCCACGTTTCGTCAACCTTGACGGGAAGACAAAACGTGACGGCTTTTTACGCGGATTCGGATACCAAGGTGGTGCCAGCCGTCAGAACTGGGCCGAAATGGTGGCCGAAATGGGCTACGGAAAAACCTTAAAAGAAACCTTGCTGAAACCGGGCGGTTGGCAAATAGGTATGACCGGTTTTGGCGAAATGCTGCCCTATCATGACAACCGCGTTACCTTGAGCAGTGATAAAAAAGACCAGTGGGGGCTGCCACAACTCGACTTCGATGTAGAATTCAAAGAAAACGAATATCGTATGCGAGAAGCCATCGTAAAAGAAGCCAAAGCCATTTTTAAAGCGGCTGGGTTCAGACAAGTGGCCACATTTGATGAAACCACGGGCCCTGGCCTGGGCATTCATGAGATGGGCGGTGCCCGAATGGGCAGTAGTTACAAGACCTCGGTAGTAAACAAATACAACCAAGTGCACGATGTACCGAACGTTTATGTGACCGA